In a single window of the Biomphalaria glabrata chromosome 5, xgBioGlab47.1, whole genome shotgun sequence genome:
- the LOC106052378 gene encoding histone H1-delta-like has protein sequence MEDSTNATPAAATAPAVTTPAKAQKKKAAAKPKSKKPANHPKYCDMIKAAITNLKERGGSSRQAILKYIMANYNVGKDEKVINSHLKMALRAGAKNGNLKQSKGVGASGSFKLGAKEEAKAKKPKAVKKAEKPKAAKPKSPAKAKKPKAKKAPTAKKPAAAKKPKSPKKAAVKKPKAPKPAAAAKPKKPKTPKKKAAAPKKAAGAKKAAAKKEK, from the exons ATGGAAGATTCTACAAATGCTACACCAGCGGCTGCTACTGCCCCAGCAGTTACTACTCCAGCTAAAgcacaaaaaaagaaagctgcagCAAAACCAAAGAGCAAGAAACCAGCAAATCATCCTAAATATTGTGACATGATAAag gctgCCATCACCAACCTCAAAGAGCGTGGTGGTTCCTCAAGACAAGCCATCCTGAAATACATAATGGCTAACTACAATGTTGGTAAAGATGAGAAAGTCATCAACAGCCATTTAAAAATGGCCTTGAGGGCAGGTGCTAAGAATGGTAACCTAAAACAGTCTAAAGGTGTGGGAGCTTCAGGTTCATTCAAACTTGGAGCAAAGGAGGAGGCAAAGGCAAAAAAACCAAAAGCAGTAAAAAAGGCAGAGAAACCCAAAGCTGCCAAGCCTAAGTCTCCAGCTAAAGCTAAGAAGCCTAAAGCTAAGAAAGCCCCTACAGCTAAAAAGCCTGCAGCTGCCAAGAAGCCTAAGTCCCCAAAGAAAGCAGCAGTAAAAAAGCCCAAAGCACCTAAGCCTGCAGCAGCTGCTAAACCTAAAAAGCCTAAAACACCAAAAAAGAAAGCAGCAGCTCCAAAAAAAGCAGCAGGTGCTAAAAAGGCAGCagcaaagaaagaaaagtaa